From a single Octopus sinensis linkage group LG5, ASM634580v1, whole genome shotgun sequence genomic region:
- the LOC115212202 gene encoding S-crystallin 3-like: MATSSYSLHYFNYRGRAEICRMLFAAANVQYQDIRIDRSEWSRIRNRMPGGMMPMLEFDNKTQYIQSMAITRYLSREFGFHGNTNMEMTRVEFISDCFNEIMDDYMRMYQDSSGAIVFKKDSDPNVARAKTLRFETTCERVLPFMEETLQRFDGGNLFFMGEKMTMADMMCFCALENPMRENPALLNCYPKLQALRNRVMSHHTIAPYLTRRGMTEF; this comes from the exons ATGGCAACCTCGTCTTATTCACTTCACTACTTTAATTATCGTGGTCGTGCCGAGATCTGCCGAATGCTGTTTGCGGCAGCGAATGTCCAGTACCAGGATATAAGAATTGACCGATCAGAATGGAGTCGTATTCGAAACC GGATGCCCGGTGGTATGATGCCAATGTTAGAGTTCGACAATAAGACGCAGTACATACAAAGCATGGCTATCACCAGGTACTTGTCAAGGGAATTTG GTTTCCATGGCAACACAAATATGGAGATGACTagagttgagtttatttcagattgtTTCAACGAAATTATGGACGATTACATGAGGATGTATCAAGACAGTTCTGGTGCAATtgtg TTTAAGAAAGATTCTGATCCAAATGTTGCG CGCGCGAAAACCTTACGGTTCGAAACCACCTGTGAACGTGTCCTACCGTTTATGGAAGAGACTTTGCAGAGGTTTGATGGCGGCAACCTTTTCTTTATGGGAGAGAAG ATGACTATGGCCGATATGATGTGTTTCTGTGCCCTGGAGAACCCTATGAGAGAAAACCCGGCGCTGTTAAACTGTTACCCTAAACTTCAGGCATTGAGGAACAGAGTGATGAGTCACCATACCATTGCTCCTTACCTGACCAGACGGGGAATGACGGAGTTCTAA